One Lasioglossum baleicum chromosome 6, iyLasBale1, whole genome shotgun sequence genomic window carries:
- the LOC143209642 gene encoding uncharacterized protein LOC143209642 isoform X1: MDEPPFFVAFHGEQGDNRSSVLGYVSAVCPRAAEIHEFHRYQARRKVVLGPLGLVHQQPSRAYTNGSWAERLTSKSTTRAPPPSFPLSRRLLPRRFPPFFTNVPSQQTRCSPPSSTSQRPFNGNEHQLDAERDRLRSVRGTAMEITPTRFSWLTIRLNLWFFPLISTADRYRKRFSNRSTMGQIDPRYLFTGSKIKLLISIFNECIMFFNPLQ; encoded by the coding sequence ATGGACGAGCCCCCGTTTTTCGTCGCATTTCACGGCGAACAAGGGGACAACAGGAGTTCCGTGTTGGGCTACGTGTCCGCGGTGTGCCCACGCGCCGCTGAAATCCACGAATTCCATCGGTACCAAGCGAGACGGAAAGTCGTCCTTGGTCCGTTAGGTCTCGTGCACCAGCAGCCCAGCCGCGCGTACACCAACGGTTCGTGGGCTGAAAGGTTAACCTCGAAATCAACGACGCGTGCACCGCCGCCGTCATTCCCCCTCTCTCGTCGTCTTCTCCCTCGTCGGTTTCCTCCATTTTTCACGAACGTTCCCTCGCAGCAAACACGATGCTCGCCTCCCTCGAGCACCTCCCAGCGACCGTTTAACGGGAACGAACATCAATTAGACGCGGAACGCGATCGTCTCCGCTCGGTACGCGGAACCGCAATGGAGATTACACCTACTCGATTCTCTTGGCTGACTATCCGACTGAACTTGTGGTTCTTCCCGCTGATTTCGACGGCGGATCGCTACCGCAAGAGATTCTCGAACCGTTCGACAATGGGACAGATCGACCCGCGCTACCTGTTTACCGGCTCAAAAATCAAacttctcatatcgatttttaacgaatgcataatgttctttaaccccttgcagtag